One Pradoshia eiseniae genomic window, ACTGGAATGCCGTCCTTAACTTCTAATAATAAATCTAACATAAAGAGACATTAATCCTCCATTTCTCGATTAATGCCCTTTGTGTTCGTGTCATATTTTTAATCACTTCTATGCATTAATATAATGCCTATCCCTAACCGATCATGAAGAGTGTGTTATTTTTCTAAAAGCATATCCACGTGAGGGATATTATCTTCCAAATAGGTCTCCGATATAGGCTGAAAACCAAAGGAACCATAGAATTTCCTTAAATAATCCTGAGCTTGTATTTTAACCTTTGTTTCTTCTAATTCGTTTTGAATATAATCTAACCCTCTTTTCAAAAGTTCTTCTGCAAATCCTTGTCCCCTATATTCTTTCTTTACAAAGACCCGTCCAATAGAAGCTTCTTCATAACTGACACCTGCAGGTAAAATCCTTAAATACGCAACGATTTCTCCATTGTTTTCTTTAAAAAGGTGATACGAAAAAGGATCCTTCCCATCAACCTCTAGATAAGGGCAATTTTGCTCTACCACAAAAACCAAGGTTCTTTCCTTTAAAAGATTATATAGTTCAGTATTCGTTAATTCATCGAATTTCTTTAAATTCCAGCTCATCAAATTTCACCTCTTATTTTTATGCAAATGCTTATATATATTATTCATTTCACATCTTTACACTGTAAAATGGATAGAAGCTTCCCTTTTATTCTAAAGGTACAATCCTTATGAGAGCAGTCTTTTGATTATTAACTTATTTATTTTAAAAGCCCTCTAGTTGAGGATTACCTAATGATTAAACGGATTATTATTGATGACTTTCTCGATTTCTTTATCCTCGATATGTGTGTAGATTTGTGTCGTGGATATATTGGAATGGCCTAAAATTTGCTGGAGGCTCCTGATATCAGCGCCACTCTTATACATAATCGTTGCTGATGTGTGCC contains:
- a CDS encoding GNAT family N-acetyltransferase produces the protein MSWNLKKFDELTNTELYNLLKERTLVFVVEQNCPYLEVDGKDPFSYHLFKENNGEIVAYLRILPAGVSYEEASIGRVFVKKEYRGQGFAEELLKRGLDYIQNELEETKVKIQAQDYLRKFYGSFGFQPISETYLEDNIPHVDMLLEK